CTATTGGCATTTGGCTAAGAAGTGTAGGTTCAAACTCTATATTATTTTTATCAATTTTATCTTTTAGTTCTAATATAATTCTTTCAGCAGTTTTTTTCCCAACCCCTGGTGCTTTTGACATTTTTGCTACATCTTCACTGACTATATATGCACCTATTTGCTTAGGTGTAGCAAAAGATAAAATTCCTAAAGCTACCTTAGGTCCTATTTTAGAAACTGAATTTAATAATTCAAACATTTTTAGCTCTTCTTTTGTGGAAAATCCACATAGACTCATGTCATCTTCTCTCACTATTAGCTTAGTATGAATTTTACATTCTTTCCCTAATTTTACGTCTGCTAAAGTATTTGCTGATACATTTACTTTATATCCAATATTATTTGCCTCTATTACTAAACTATCTAAGTTTATTTCTTCAATTTTACCTTTTATATAACTATACATATTGCCCCCCTATGTTCTTTAGTGTTTTTTCTAATTTATTTGAATGACAATGACATATTGCAACTGCTAATGCATCTGCTACATCATCTGGTTTTGGTATCGCCTTTAAATTTAAAAATGACTTAACCATTTGTTGAACTTGAGCTTTCTGAGCTCTACCATATCCAACTACTCCTTGTTTAACTTGAAGAGGTGTATATTCATATACAGGTATGTTATTATGTGCACATGCAAGCATTGTAACTCCTCTCGCTTGTGCTACAGTTATAGCTGTTTTTACATTTTTATTAAAGAACAACTCTTCAATTCCAACTTCGTCAATATTATAATTTTTTATAAGCATGTCTATTCCTTTATATACAAGCTCTAATCTTCTTAATATATCCATGTGTGCTGGAGTAGTAACCGCTCCATAATCAATAACTCTGAACTTATTATTTTTATATTCTATAATTCCATAACCAACAATAGCAATTCCTGGATCTATACCTAAAATAATCATATTTTGAAATAACTCCTTTTTACGAAACTTACGTTCTATATTAATATATAATAACATATTTAGCTATAAACTATAAAGAGATGAAAAGTTTCCCTTTCATCTCTTTCAATAGTATTGGTTATGAGTTTATATTTTTTCAACTTCCAAAGTCTTCTAATTTTGAATAAATTTCATCTTGTGATTTTGCAAATATTCCAGATTTAACTTCTTCTTGAACTTTTTTAGGTAAAGACTCCGTTTCAATTTCTGTATTTTCTATAAATTCTCTATCGCCTTTTTCATTGTACTTGTAAACATTTAATAAACCTTTGTTATCAACTATAGCAAATTGATTAGCCTTACTAGTATCATTAAATGTTTCTCGTTCTTGTAAAGTAATTTCATATGTATCTAGTTTTTTTATGCTTCTATTAGGATATTTAGTCGATAAGTACTTAGTTATGTCTTCTTTTGATTTCCCAACCAAATCTTTCGGTATCGTACCGATCATTGTTGGAGCTTCTTTGCTAGGTGTGCCATCTTCAAGTGTCTTTTCTACCCAAATTTCACAGTCTTCACTCAAATTAAAAATTTCTTTTGCTGTTGTTTCTTCTTTCTTTTGCTCTGAATTGGTCTTTTTAGAAATATTTTCATTTGTTGATTTAAATCCTACATAAATCCCTCCAGCGAGAACTACTATGCCTAAAATTATAACAATTGGTATTCGCCAAGGAAATTCTTTTTTCTTTTCGAACATTAAAAACAACCTCCTTATATCGGATATTTTTTCCAATTGTTTATTTTTTATACAGTTTTTACATTTATTATAATATTTTATTTTAAATATTTTTCTATCCTTAGTCCCATTTATTGATAAATTTTCATATTATACTTTATAAATATGATTTTTTGATGGAGGTGAAAATATTGAGTATCGATAATGAATTACTATCAAGAGTTGAATTTATTGAGTTTAAACAACAAGTTTTACTCTTAAAACACCCTTCTCATAAAGTTACTATATTTGCAGAGCTAACTTTATACGAATTTTTATCTATTAGAGATTATGTGAAAAATTTTGAATATTATTTAGAAAATGGATACAATTTTGATTTCAAGAGTTTTGAATCAGGCTTATACGATTTAATCCCTAAACTAAAAACTTACCCAGAAAGTTCAATTTTAATTGCAAAAATACTAATGAATATATCAAACTTCAATAAATTATTTAATTCAAATAATTAGTGATATGACTTTGAAAGTTCATATTGCCTTTTTTTATAAAGTATATCTATAAATCCTTTTGGAAATAATTTTAATAAATACTATTTTAGGAGGATTTATTATGGATAAAATTAAATGTAGCGTTAACAACTGTTCTCACAATAGTAAAGGTTTATGTTATGCGGATAGAGTTAATATTCAAGGAAGTTCAGCTCAAACAAAAGAACATACAGCATGCGCATCATTTTTAGAAAATGCAGTTTATAGTGAGCTTACTAACAATACTAACGATAAAGGAGCTTGCTCTTGCCTTTTCTGTAAAGTAAATACTTGTTCACATAATTCTAACAACCTGTGTACTTTAGAATCTATCGATGTCTGTCCTGACACTGGTAGACCTAACCTTTACTCTGAAACAAGTTGTTCAAGTTTTAAATGTAAATAATAAAAAAGGAGATATAAATATCTCCTTTTTTTATTCTTCTATTTCCCAGTTATGAGCTATAGATTGAACATCATCATCATCTTCTAGCATGTCTACTAATCTATTCATGAACTTTAATTGTTCTTCTTCTGTTAATTTAGTAGTTGTTTGTGGTAATAATTTAACTTCTGCAGATATAAAGTTATATCCTTTACCTTCTAATTCGTCTCTAACAGCTTGGAAATCTTCTGGAGAAGTTACTACTTCAAATCCATCTTCTTCAACTATTAAATCTTCAGCTCCAGCTTCTAATGCTATATCCATTAACTCTTCTTCAGATACATCATCAGTTGCTTCTATTAATATTTGACCTTTTTTATCAAACATAAATGAAACGCATCCACTAGTTCCTAAGTTTCCACCATTTTTATCGAAATAGTATCTAACATTTCCTGCTGTTCTGTTTTTATTGTCAGTTAAAGTTTCTACTATTACTGCAACTCCTCCTGGTCCGTACCCTTCATAAACTATAGTTTCAAAGTTTTCGTTGGCTCCACCACCAGCACCTTTAGCTATAGCTCTATCTATATTATCATTAGGCATATTGTCTGCTTTAGCTTTATCTATTGCTGCTTTTAGTGTTGCATTGTATTCTGGATTTCCTCCACCTTCTTTAGCTGCAACTGCTATAGCTCTTGCATGTTTTGTAAATATTTTTGCTCTCTTAGCGTCTTGTTTACCTTTTTTGTTGATTATGTTTCCTATACGTCCCATAATTCCACTCCTTGCTATGTAAATTAAAATAAAGTTGCGTTATGCTTATATTTTATATAAGGATATTTAATACGTAATATAACTTTACTATATAAATTTTTTGTAAGTTATACTATATATACACCGTAATTTTAGCATAAAACATTAATTTAGTAAATTAGAACTTAGGCGGTGCTGCTGCCGTATGTCTTTTATGTTCACTAATTCTATGAAGTCTTGCTATTATATCTTGGTCTTTTTGAGGAACTTTTTCTATTTCACCTTTTACGACAGCATCTATCATATCATAGCTTGTACCCATTTCATTTTCATCAGTTTGACCTTCCCAAAGCCCAGCTGATGGAGCTTTATTTATAACATCATCATGAACACCTAAAGCTTTAGCCCATTCATATACTTCTCTTTTTGTTAAGTTTGCTAGAGGAACTAAATCAACTCCTCCATCTCCATACTTAGTAAAATACCCTGTATGAATTTCTGCTGCGTTATCAGTTCCTACAACTAAATACCCTAAATTATTTGCAACTGTATATACTGTACTCATTCTTATTCTAGCTCTTAAGTTAGCATCACTCATTCTATCATTATTTTCTTTATAAAGTCCCTTGTTTTTTAAACCATCAGTAACTTTATTATATATTCCAACTTGTTCATCCGTTAAATCTAAGTCTAAATACTCTATTTCGCA
The nucleotide sequence above comes from Paraclostridium bifermentans. Encoded proteins:
- a CDS encoding YebC/PmpR family DNA-binding transcriptional regulator translates to MGRIGNIINKKGKQDAKRAKIFTKHARAIAVAAKEGGGNPEYNATLKAAIDKAKADNMPNDNIDRAIAKGAGGGANENFETIVYEGYGPGGVAVIVETLTDNKNRTAGNVRYYFDKNGGNLGTSGCVSFMFDKKGQILIEATDDVSEEELMDIALEAGAEDLIVEEDGFEVVTSPEDFQAVRDELEGKGYNFISAEVKLLPQTTTKLTEEEQLKFMNRLVDMLEDDDDVQSIAHNWEIEE
- the nadE gene encoding NAD(+) synthase, which encodes MTDINFKIDKTIDWLREKVKESNTNGLIVGVSGGIDSAVVAYLIKKAFPKDSMGVIMSIKSNPQDRLDALKVIDGCEIEYLDLDLTDEQVGIYNKVTDGLKNKGLYKENNDRMSDANLRARIRMSTVYTVANNLGYLVVGTDNAAEIHTGYFTKYGDGGVDLVPLANLTKREVYEWAKALGVHDDVINKAPSAGLWEGQTDENEMGTSYDMIDAVVKGEIEKVPQKDQDIIARLHRISEHKRHTAAAPPKF
- the ruvA gene encoding Holliday junction branch migration protein RuvA, which encodes MYSYIKGKIEEINLDSLVIEANNIGYKVNVSANTLADVKLGKECKIHTKLIVREDDMSLCGFSTKEELKMFELLNSVSKIGPKVALGILSFATPKQIGAYIVSEDVAKMSKAPGVGKKTAERIILELKDKIDKNNIEFEPTLLSQMPIAISQDEAVDALIALGYSSQESKEAVDKCKKDGMNTEDIIKKSLSYIMSKSLR
- the ruvC gene encoding crossover junction endodeoxyribonuclease RuvC produces the protein MIILGIDPGIAIVGYGIIEYKNNKFRVIDYGAVTTPAHMDILRRLELVYKGIDMLIKNYNIDEVGIEELFFNKNVKTAITVAQARGVTMLACAHNNIPVYEYTPLQVKQGVVGYGRAQKAQVQQMVKSFLNLKAIPKPDDVADALAVAICHCHSNKLEKTLKNIGGQYV
- a CDS encoding DUF1540 domain-containing protein; the encoded protein is MDKIKCSVNNCSHNSKGLCYADRVNIQGSSAQTKEHTACASFLENAVYSELTNNTNDKGACSCLFCKVNTCSHNSNNLCTLESIDVCPDTGRPNLYSETSCSSFKCK